DNA from Desulfovibrio sp. Huiquan2017:
CGAATCTCAGCGAAGCGTTCCTTGAGCCGACCCAGGATGTAGTCGTACCCTTCGGGCGTATGCGGGATCAGGCAAGTGGTGCAGTCCTTGACCCCGGAATCGAGAATCACGTAGTTGCCGCCGCACTCCTCCAGGAAATAAAGTGGGCAGAAGCAGAACAGGCAGTTGAACCGCTCCGGACTCCTGGTCTTGTGGCAGGGAAAATACTCGCAGTCCGTATTGCGGAAAAAACGATGGCTGTTCTTCATATCAGCGGAACTGTACCTGCTTGGCGGGCGGCTCGCAATCCTCATCGCCCGGGAACTCGGCGAAGGGGAAGGGCCGCTGGTTGTCGTTCAGGGTGGCGTAGCGCATGATCCGGTAGCCATACTGCGAAAGGCCGTTGCAAAAGCGGCGAAGCGGCTCGCTGCGCTTCCGGACCGCGAGCAGGTAGCCGTACTGGAACAGGGTGGACACCTCGACTATCAGGGTCAGGACCTCGAAAAAGACGAGGCAGACCAGGGTGATGATGAAACGCTTCAGAATATCGCCCCTGCCGACGGTGGTAACGCGGGTTTCCGTGGACATATCTTACCCTCCGGTTGCGGTTCGTTGCCATGAACCCTACCCCATCCCGGCCGTTCTGTACAATCGCCCGAACGCCGGCCCCGGCTCCTTCCCTTTTCAAAACCGCGCTTTATCCGTAGGCTAAAAGAACAACCGCAACCCAAAAAGGAGTTCCATGATCGAAGATACGAACCTGGCCATATACATTTCCGGCATCACCCTGCTGGCTCTGCTGGTCTATCTTTGGCTGCACATCAGGGTGACCTCCTTCAAGGAAAGCCGCGTCCGCCGCATCAAACACTTGCTCAAAGACCCGGAGACCCGAGCGGCCATGCCCACCGAGGTTTTGTCCGACCAGGAAGAGCGGCAGGACCGGCGCGACATCATCAAAGGCGTCCAGTCCCGATTCACCATCATCCGCAGGACATTGATCCTGTGTGTGTTCGCGGCCTGGGGCGTGGCCCTGACCTTCCCGTTCATCGGCAAGCTGCCGAGCACCATGTTGTCCATCCTCATCGCCGTGACCACGGCCGTGGTCGGCATCGCGGCCCGCCCCCTGGTGGAGAACATGATCTCCGGCATCGTCATCAGCTTCTCCAAACAACTGCGCGTGGGCGACACCCTGATGATGGACGGCCAATACGGCACGGTGGAGGACATCTCCATCACCCACACCAAGATCAAGACCTGGGACTGGAAGCGGTATGTCATCCCCAACAGCCGCATGCTCAACAAGGAGTTCATCAACCTGACCCTGAACGACTCCCTGCTCTGGGCCTACCTGGAATTCTCCGTCTCCTACGACGCGGACCTGGAGGAAGTCAGCGATATCGCCACCCGCGTGGCCGGGGAGAGCCAACACCACAACGCCCAGGAACCGCCGCAATTCTGGGTCATGCGCATGGACCAGGAGAGCGTGACCTGCTGGGTGGCCGCCTGGGCCGACTCCCCGTCCGAGGCCTGGAATCTCAAGAGCGACATCGCGATCCAACTCATCCGGGAATTCCGCAAACGCGGCATCCCCACCCACATGAACCAGGTCCACCTGAACACCGTTCCGGCCCCGGCCTGACCGTGCGGGATTCCAGGAATCCCAACCTTTCTTGCAATACAGGGCTGGACAAGATGGGCTGGCTCACGCAGAATCTCATTTTCCAGGCATCCGAGCAGACATCCGCACTCACACCCGAAGCGGCTCACCATTAACCGGTAATGATAACTATGCGATTCAACAACCTATCGGTCAAAGTCCGCCTGGCCATCGGCTTCTCCCTCCTGTCCCTGATCTTCATCGCCTTCGCGCTGTTCCAGAACCGGGCCGTGGACAACCTGGCCCGGCTGCAAGAGATCGAGACGGCGAGCACGGAGGAAATGACCGCCCTTCTCGAGCTGGATTCCCGCCTGGAAGCCATCAACGGCTATTTCGCCCACGCCTTGCTCCACCAGGACGCCGCCGCGACCCGAAAAGAGGTGGCGGGCATGCGCGCCCAGGCCGAACAGGATCTCAAGCTGGTGGAATCCCTGGGCGCGGCGCTCGGCATGCGGGAGAACGTGGACCGCCTGTCCGCGTCCTATGAAAGCCTCCTCCGCCTGATGGAAAAGGACCTCGTCACCCTGCTTGAAGGCAACGACACGAGCCGGTTGCGCCTCTACTCCATGGGCGGGCGCATGGACAAGCTCTTCCGGGCGGCCATGGACGAAGTGGACGCCCTGCTCAAGGAATTGAGCACACAGATTGAGGAACGGCATGCCCAGTTCAAAAGCACCCGGAGCGAATTGCGCCGAGGCACCCTCCTGTCCGCCGCAGTCGGGGTGGGCGCGGCCATCATCCTGTCGCTGATCATGGGGCTGGGCATCTCGCGCCCGGCCAACAAAGCCCTGGCCTACGCCCGGGAGATAGCCAAGGGCAACTTCCAGGCCAAACTCGACGTCCATCAGAATGACGAGATCGGACGGCTGTGCGCGTCCCTGGTCAGCGTCACCGACGCGCTCAAGGACATGTCCCGCCGCTTCGAGGAGACCGCCGAGGCCATCGTGGTCGGCAAATTGCGGACCACGGCCCCCGCCGACGGCCTCTCGGGCGACTACGCGCGCATCCTGGGCCGAAGCAACGAGATCGCCGAGGCACTGGTTCGCTACCTGGACACGATCCCCCTTCCGGTCATGACCATGGACACGGACCTGAACGTCCTCTTTCTGAACGAGACCGGCCGGACCCTGGGCGGCTTTGCGGACCACACCGCCTACCGCACGGTCAAGTGCCACGACATTTTCAAGACCTCGGACTGCCATACCGAGAACTGCGCCAGCACCACCTGCATGCGTACCGGCAAGATGGAGACCTCGGAAACCGACGCCCATCCCCAGGACATGAACCTGGACATCAAGTACACGGGCAAGCCCATCCTCGACGCCCAAGGCCATGTGGTCGGCGCGGTGGAAATCGTGGTCGATCAAACCGGGATAATGACCCTGCAACGCAAGAATGCGCACCTGGCCCGCCAGGCGGCGGGCATCTCCCACACTCTGGCCGAGGCGTCCTCCACCCTCGGGAGCCA
Protein-coding regions in this window:
- a CDS encoding cysteine-rich small domain-containing protein, with the translated sequence MKNSHRFFRNTDCEYFPCHKTRSPERFNCLFCFCPLYFLEECGGNYVILDSGVKDCTTCLIPHTPEGYDYILGRLKERFAEIRAGSPRED
- a CDS encoding methyl-accepting chemotaxis protein encodes the protein MRFNNLSVKVRLAIGFSLLSLIFIAFALFQNRAVDNLARLQEIETASTEEMTALLELDSRLEAINGYFAHALLHQDAAATRKEVAGMRAQAEQDLKLVESLGAALGMRENVDRLSASYESLLRLMEKDLVTLLEGNDTSRLRLYSMGGRMDKLFRAAMDEVDALLKELSTQIEERHAQFKSTRSELRRGTLLSAAVGVGAAIILSLIMGLGISRPANKALAYAREIAKGNFQAKLDVHQNDEIGRLCASLVSVTDALKDMSRRFEETAEAIVVGKLRTTAPADGLSGDYARILGRSNEIAEALVRYLDTIPLPVMTMDTDLNVLFLNETGRTLGGFADHTAYRTVKCHDIFKTSDCHTENCASTTCMRTGKMETSETDAHPQDMNLDIKYTGKPILDAQGHVVGAVEIVVDQTGIMTLQRKNAHLARQAAGISHTLAEASSTLGSQVEQASQGTQVQSDRTTETATAMEQMNATVLEVARNASRAAENTSQTRIKAGEGAEVVNHVVTAIRELQEHADRLKTDMTDLGRQTDSIGSIIEVISDIADQTNLLALNAAIEAARAGEAGRGFAVVADEVRKLAEKTMTATTEVNNAISAIQKASRTNIASTETAAQAVGESTKLADRALAMLDEIVAYSDDSSEQVQSIAAASEEQSAAAEEINRATEDINRVSNETSQSMTHAAASVGDLQRMVIQLDELIQQMVA
- a CDS encoding DUF4389 domain-containing protein, coding for MSTETRVTTVGRGDILKRFIITLVCLVFFEVLTLIVEVSTLFQYGYLLAVRKRSEPLRRFCNGLSQYGYRIMRYATLNDNQRPFPFAEFPGDEDCEPPAKQVQFR
- a CDS encoding mechanosensitive ion channel domain-containing protein is translated as MIEDTNLAIYISGITLLALLVYLWLHIRVTSFKESRVRRIKHLLKDPETRAAMPTEVLSDQEERQDRRDIIKGVQSRFTIIRRTLILCVFAAWGVALTFPFIGKLPSTMLSILIAVTTAVVGIAARPLVENMISGIVISFSKQLRVGDTLMMDGQYGTVEDISITHTKIKTWDWKRYVIPNSRMLNKEFINLTLNDSLLWAYLEFSVSYDADLEEVSDIATRVAGESQHHNAQEPPQFWVMRMDQESVTCWVAAWADSPSEAWNLKSDIAIQLIREFRKRGIPTHMNQVHLNTVPAPA